The genomic DNA TGGCCGAGCCCCGCCTGCCTCGCTGGCGCCTGCGCCGCTGGGTGGCGCGCGGCCTGGCGGGCGCGGCAGCCGACATGGCGGAACCACCGGCCGCGGCGCAATTGAGCCTGCGCCTGGTGGGCCTGGCCGAAGGCCGCCGCCTGAACCGCGAATTCCGCGAACGCGATTACGCCACGAACGTGCTGACCTTCGAATACGGCGCGGACCCTGGCGGCACGGTGCATGGCGACATCGTGCTGTGCGTGCCGGTGCTGGTGAAGGAAGCGCGCGAGCAGAAGAAGGCGCTGCTGGATCATGCCGCGCATCTGGTCGTGCATGGGACGCTGCATGCGTTGGGGTATGACCATCTGAATGCACGGGATGCGCGGCGGATGGAGTCGCTGGAGACTGCCGTGTTGGATGGGATGGGGATTGCTGATCCT from Orrella dioscoreae includes the following:
- the ybeY gene encoding rRNA maturation RNase YbeY; the encoded protein is MRPDTGADAPMLSLSVQYGVAEPRLPRWRLRRWVARGLAGAAADMAEPPAAAQLSLRLVGLAEGRRLNREFRERDYATNVLTFEYGADPGGTVHGDIVLCVPVLVKEAREQKKALLDHAAHLVVHGTLHALGYDHLNARDARRMESLETAVLDGMGIADPYLVD